One window of the Macaca thibetana thibetana isolate TM-01 chromosome 1, ASM2454274v1, whole genome shotgun sequence genome contains the following:
- the PGLYRP3 gene encoding peptidoglycan recognition protein 3, with product MRMLLWLLAFSILGLQAWDTPTVVSRKEWGARPLACRALLTLPVAYIITDQLPGMQCQEQSICNQMLRGLQSHSIYTIGWCDVAYNFLVGDDGRVYEGVGWNIQGLHTQGYNNISLGIAFFGNKIGSSPSPAALSAAEGLISYAIQKGHLSPRYIQPLLLKEETCLDPQHPVMPRKVCPNIIKRSVWEARETHCPKMNLPAKYVIIIHTAGTSCTVSTDCQTVVRNIQSFHMDTRNFCDIGYHFLVGQDGGVYEGVGWHVQGSHTYGFNDIALGIAFIGYFVEKPPNAAALEAAQDLIQCAVVEGYLTPNYLLVGHSDVVSILSPGQALYNIISTWPHFKH from the exons ATACTCCCACTGTCGTCTCCCGCAAGGAGTGGGGGGCAAGACCACTGGCCTGCAGGGCCCTGCTGACCCTGCCTGTGGCCTACATCATCACAGACCAGCTCCCAGGGATGCAGTGCCAGGAGCAGAGCATTTGCAACCAGATGCTGCGGGGGTTGCAGTCCCATTCCATCTACACCATAGGCTGGTGCGACGTGGCATACAA CTTCCTGGTTGGGGATGATGGCAGGGTGTATGAAGGTGTTGGCTGGAACATCCAAGGCTTGCACACCCAGGGCTACAACAACATCTCCCTGGGCATCGCCTTCTTTGGCAATAAGATAG GCAGCAGTCCCAGCCCTGCTGCCTTATCAGCTGCAGAGGGTCTGATCTCCTATGCCATCCAGAAGGGTCACCTTTCGCCCAGGTATATTCAGCCACTTCTTCTGAAAGAAGAGACTTGCCTGGACCCTCAACACCCAGTGATGCCCAGGAAAG TTTGCCCCAACATCATCAAACGATCTGTTTGGGAAGCCAGAGAGACACACTGCCCTAAAATGAACCTCCCAGCCAAATACGTCATCATCATCCACACCGCTGGCACAAGCTGCACTGTATCCACAGACTGCCAGACTGTCGTCCGAAACATACAGTCCTTTCACATGGACACACGGAACTTTTGTGACATTGGATATCA CTTCCTGGTGGGCCAGGATGGTGGCGTGTATGAAGGGGTTGGATGGCACGTCCAAGGCTCTCACACTTATGGATTCAATGATATTGCCCTAGGAATTGCCTTCATCGGCTACTTTGTAG AAAAGCCACCAAATGCCGCAGCTCTGGAGGCGGCCCAGGACCTGATCCAGTGTGCCGTGGTTGAGGGGTACCTGACTCCAAACTACCTGCTGGTGGGCCACAGTGACGTGGTCAGCATCCTGTCCCCTGGGCAGGCTTTGTACAACATCATcagcacctggcctcatttcaaGCACTGA